The nucleotide window AAACGCAAGAATTATGACAGCAATGCTTGTTTTTAGTGATATTTAACTAAATCATACTGCAGTCCATAAATGAGTTATTCGGTAAACTGAGCAAATATCTGGTGTACAACATACTGTTCCGCGTTGAGGTTTACATGAGGACGTTGGCACGTGTGTCTGGCAGTCGGAGCCCCACCAGGCCGCCGCCAACCAACACGGACGATGCCAGCAGGATGGGGATAGCCTTGGTGATGCCAACCAGGGAGCCAAAAATCAGGTTGCCCAGCACCGCTGCCAGCTTACACATGGCATTACAGAAGCCAAATCCCGTGCCCCTGAAAACAAGGAGGGGGATATGGAGGAGAGCGTCAAGTACGCGTGTCCGTGTGACTCGAGGTAGCTACTACACTGCATGTGTTTCCCTGAATTTATGGTCAATTTCACATGGGagcatgtatttttatttcaatgctCTTCTTGCCCTGCCAACGAGTGAGCTTTggtaaaatacttttaatggCCAACACAGATTCAAAGCTCATGAATATAACACTGTTCTATTACTGAAAAAAGATGGTggctcttctttttctccttctgtgtcACAGATGTTCTCATCTCCTATACGTTACTATTCCTGATGAGGTAGGTGTACAGGTAAAACGCCATTAAAGGTAATGGTCTAAGTGAGTTCTGTGTGCAGCTCTCACCTCCTGTCTGTTGGGTACAGCTCAGCTGTGACCACATCCAGGGAGTTCCAGGCGGAGATACTGAGGCCGTTGTAGAGACAGAGCATGAAGATCATCATCGACTCACTGGTGCCAAACCAGAGGAAGAAGCAGCTGATGCCTGACAGCACCATGGAGCCTCCTGCGGGGACACAACGCATCCTTTACATCTCAGACACAAAATAGCCCCGTTTACGTCACTAGAGGTCACTGCAGGTGCAAAGGCCAGCATCGTGAGCCATCGAGACATTTGGCGAGAGAAACTGCTTGCTGTTCGCAGCCCAAACGAAAAGTCAGAGCAGGTCCGCAGGGACCGCAGAGAATGTTATGTCATACCTAGCATGCTAAGTCGACCTATTTTGTCCATGAGGAGAGCAGAGACGATGTTTCCAGGCAGCACAGCCAGCGTTCCCAGGAAGTTGACGAAGTAGACCCAGTAGGCACTGTAATCATCTTCAAATGTCATCTGACAACCTGTCTTGTTGTGGAGGAAGGTGCAGTTGATCACCCTTGAGTTTGTTAGTTTGGTGTCATCGATATCTGTAAATGTGAGAGATGAGAGTGCGGTTTTCACACTGCgttgaaataatgaataaagaCAGGCTTTTATCTGCCTGGCACCTCCTGAAGTAggatttaaaatagaaaatattctGTCTCTCGGCAGAAGCCACACATTCTCTGTCCTCTGGCTGCTGATGATTTTAGTGTATATTAGAATCTGGATGCGttcatttgttgtttgatggttttaaactgaactcatttgttttcactgaggGTTTTAGACTCGGTTTACGTCTTAGGTCTTTGAGGTGCAAAGCCGGATCAATCAGGCACAGAGGGCAGCTGCCCCTGGGTCCCCGGGGTTTTGGTACTTTTATTAATTTAGCATTGAGCTACAATCACAACTGAAGCAGCCCCTTCATAATTATCTCATGTTGTTGCCATGGCTCTGTTATTTATcttacatatactgtagtttatattgtgctcaCGTGGTGCATATTCAAAATTAAGttgtatttaataaaatttccacaaactaattgacacagaggaaaacctgcagactgATAGTAAAATTCGATTCTAGAAATACTGGTTGGTGTCAGGACGTTTGGTGAAGCCGTCATAACCTGTATTAATCCAGCCACTTCGAGGAGCCACCTGAGGCTGCGTTGAGGATGTGAGcttttgtatgatttttatGGACGGTTTTATTATCTTGGCAATCAGTGCGCAGAACACATGCATCTCTCTCCTGTCCGGGCGCCGAGTCCAAAACTTGCACAGTGATTTCTGCTTCTCAAAGCCTCGCAAGGctttagtatgttttttttttttaattgcatttagaaaaattacaacattttgTTCCCAATCAAGTTTGATGAAAAGCCAATTTGGCCTAAAAACACAGAACTTTTCCTACATGTAattacgttaaaaaaaaaagaaaaaaatgataaaaggaGTCTGTGGCAATGAGAATTTTGATTTGTTGAAGTGTCAGACTACTCCTTTAATCTCAGTGAGGCTTTCTTGTTTGGTTACATTGAGTCTCGCGCTggtatatttgcattttttaatttgagtcaTAAACATAACCCCTCTCTACCGCATGTATAGGATAGTCACGTATATACGGTGTACCGTACTGATATTCTGTACAGTTTAAATGTCTGTGGGCCCTCCCCCTGAACAGAAATGGTGGATTAATAAACTCCGGCAGCTGCAGCGGTGAGAAAACGTTCCCAGCTCTCGCCTCTACTCTCACGACACtcactccatctctcctcctttctaTTTATCCTCGGCTCTCTAGAGACACATTGCTGGGGGCAAAGAGACTTCATTTCCCAGGGGGCATTACCGGCAACCTGACGTGCCCTCACTGTTTCCATGCTCAGCGCTTTCCCGAGTGCTGGAGGGAACTGTTTTCCCACCCGGTGCTCCCACAGGGTCTGATTCAGCTCCGGCTCTCTCACAACATTCAAAATGCCTCCCCTGTCTTGCCTTTTCTTCCTGCTGGTGTCGTTGTCCGGCCCAAAAGGATCGGATCGCACTGTATCATTGTCATATCATACATCGTATTGCATTATATCATAGCCAGGATTTAGTAGAGGTACGACCTGATGTtccagttgctgctgctgcagatgcCTTGGCTCCAACGTCTTTATCGAAACAAAACACGCTGTGATGAATTATTCAGCCAGTGAACAGGGAAAGCTccctttaagaaaataaaattccttACTGTCTTGTATTTTTTGCAAGCATCTAAAAcatcacatacaaaaaaaaggtaCCACTGCAGGAGTCTTTGTGCGGTTAGAAATGGCCATTTTCAGTGCTCTGCAGCCCAAACTGCCTCGGTTTCTTTGTTAACTATAGTCACCCGAGTTCAGAAAAGCAATCTGTGCAGGGGCAGGGAGGTTAAGCAGTAATTTTGTGGCATAAAGCAAAGTCATAAATGCTCAAACCCATTCTTTTTTCTCTAAGCCAGAACCTTTTACATTAGACCCAAAATGAACTgtctgaaagagacaaagaggctGATTGAGACTTATGTGTAAGGCACCTACAGGATAATAGGATTTTCTGGGGCGGAGGGAAATACCTCAGTACAGGGAGCTGTGCGCAGGAGAGGAAATGCTCCGGTTGCGAGCGAATTTTGCAGGCGTGTACTCACCCGTGTTGTAAAAGAAAGAGTCTGCGAAGGTGCAGTTTTTGAAGAAGGACCCCACCGAGGAGACGTCTTCAAAATAGCAGTTGAGGAAAGACGAGTCAATGAACGTGACCGCCTTGAACTTCATACTGATAAACCTGGGAAGAGACGGAAGCGGACGGGGGAGGAAATGACTGTAAGAAAGATCCAAAGTATCAACCGGTGGAATAGGATTAACACGGATTGGTAAAATATTTCTGACAGCAATGGTGTTGGTACCGTAActattttcctttgaaaattGAATGTATAACGAAGGCAGGGTAGCTTCAGTGCATGCACAGCCGcaactatcaaaataaaaatagatctCCTCTTCTCAAGACAGACTCGACCACACTCTGCTGAATTGTGGCGGTAAAGTTTTGACTTTGACCTAcaagaactgattttttttttttttttgggggccacttggaggcagcagaaacaagctgcgAACGCGACATATCACCCCCCTTCTGAGTTGACGtagtgaacttgttagcaatcCGTTGCCGGTAGTTACGGAGCagcatcatcattcatttggagcgGCGTTTGTGTGTCCACCTGGTGAACGTTAGTCCACCATACTCCCTGTCCTTCAGCTCAGCCTTCGGTCTCTGCCAACCCCTGACGGAAATGTCAGGTTCTTTAGCTCTGCCCGTCTGCCATCCGTTGCggagcaggtagtgtacagtgggctTTTGGAGCTTTTaagctgaaagcagctgccCGCTGTGGCCGCAGACCATGAACCGGTAAAATAAGAGCGTGGGCCCGAACAGCTCAACAATGAGCTGACACTTACTAAAAGCTCTGTGAGCCCCGGGGGGAGCTGCTGATCCAagttctctgtaggttcatcattGTCACATTCTCACATTTTTCAATTGATGCATTACTGTTGATTATAACTACTTTAATGTTGAGGTTACTTTTTATTGACCTGGACTTGTAAGAGTAGTCCCTACCTGGAATATTTGAAGTATTCCTCTGATTTGCAGAAACATTGTCCTCTCTGGACAAAATCGCCTGATAACCGACTACAGGCACTGTAAGGATAGTGGTGCacagtaactaagtacatttacatttgtacttaagtactgtacttaagaacAAATTAGAGTGTTTCCAAGGTAGGCTACTTCAtattttcagagggaaatattgttctTGTGACTTCACTAAATTTACCCGACaactgtagttactagttacatgaagataaagattttacaacGAAAACAAATGATCTTCTTACGAAATACGATGCGTCGTTATAGATTCAGCTATCGCTTGGTCTATAAAACGATCAGCGAGTGAATTGATTAGTTGCAAGTCGACCAGCTGTGACTTTAAAGTGCTCTTGTCATGTTGATAATTATAGtagaataatataatatacGTAGAAATCTAACAGTTtgaaaggggccattctgcacAATAAGTGCTTTTACCTTTCATACTTAAGTCTGTTGCTGCTAATacctctgtacttttacttaagtaaaattttaaatgcaggtcTTTTACTTGCAGCAGGGTAGTTTTACCGAGGGGCATTGCTACTTTTTCTTAAGCAAAAAGTAACGAGTACTTCTTCCACGAGCGCTTGGGGAAAGACCAGCATTATCCTTCCTGTAGCATGACTAATATGACCGGGCTTGCCAGTCTGTTACTGATCTACATATCTGTCATGATATTGGTCCTGATTTAATCTCTTAATAAACGTGCATCCTGGTCTCCATTgaggatggaaaagaaaaaaaaaaaggaaaaaaaaagcatattaaaGCATCTCCTCTGTGGCCTTTGTGAAAGTGAGAGTCATAACCAGGAGGAGAAGgaacagatgtgtgtgtatgggtggaaagaaggaaagagagagagagataagccTTTTAATTTCCTGGGGGGTGAGGGAGATAAAGGGGCAGGATTAATATTACCAGCAGCGCTGTGTTGTTTGCAGGAATGACGAATAGTACCGCTATCCCGCACCGGGACGAGCAGCCGGCTTGAACTGCAGCACCGTGCGGGGGGAGGCTCACAGGTTTAGATCAAAAAGGAAGTTAACGCTTCGTCTGAGAGGGCTGGGGTCAGTGGAAAATGCTTCAATCCAAACAGAGGTCAGTTTGCACCCGGTCCCATTCTTTTTTGTTACCTGTCGTTTAGAAACACAGAGTTTCTGTGGATCTGGTTTTCCAGGGTGAAGTTGAAGGTGAAGTCTTCGGTGCGTTCGTTGCTTTGAGTCTTCACCCTGGAGGCGTACTCATCGGCCTGAAGGTGCTTGATGACGTCCGGGAACCACACGGACAGCCCGTAGTACCTGGACACAGCGACAGCCTCTGGAGTAAAGTGTGTTACAAGTGGTCACTGACGCAGGCCACTCTACGTCAGCTCGTTCTGGTACTGGTCCCAATGAATTCATCACCATGTCTGACGATGGAAGATGCAGTGATTTTTATCAAGTCTTACATTTGCCGTTGTACttaactgcttgttttgttattgCATTTGTCTTCTTATTAATAAATGTTATGACATGATTTCTCAAACTAAATGGGTCCCCCTAAACCTGAACTGTAAGTCTATCATCTGAGGCTTATTGCATGCGTACGTAAACACACTGCGTGTGTAAGTACATTACAAAACCGTTGAAACATTACCCAACGATAATACGATGGTAGACATATCAATAATATAACCTGTGGCTAGTAAAAGCACACGTAAATGCAAGAGAGGAAATGCaccaacaaggaaaaaaatatcataGCTTCCAGATCAGCCAATCACATCTCTTGTGAGGATGGGCGGTGCATGTGGTGACCCGCTCATCAAAGGGTGTCCGCAACCCTCGGGGCCATAGTTCGAAGGCGGCTACTCAAAGTTTTAATCTGGTAACCAATTGGGAGGCTCATTAATCCGTCACTAAGgtgtaaaatgcaaatgtttcaaGCGTTAATACTTTTGCTGGCGGCGGCGGAATTGCCCCCTTGCGGTGCTTGGTATTGAGGACCGGTCCCCGCGACTGGCGGCGGAGTAAATCTGCTGTGGTGTTCGCTGCTCTTTCTCCTCCCGCTGATGCGACTCTTCTCATGCGGCGAAAGAGTTTCAGTGTCTTATGTGCCTGAGGCGGATTTGTGCAACATGTTCATAAAACAGTCATCATTCGCTGAGTTTCCAACGGTTTACTGCAGCACCGCTGAATAGCAACGGTGTCGACTGCATTTCACGTCATCTTTAATCAGTTCTGGTAACAAAGCAGCTAAATGTGCGAGTGTATTTGTCTGTACGTGTGCATGTATGTCtggataaaaaggaaaaaagaggaatacGTGGGCCAGTAGAGAAATAACACATCTGCTCGTGGCGTAATTGGCTGCGGTGTGAATCTccagaggagagagggacaAGCTGGTGTCAGAGGTGCAGCTTGTTTAAACGTGTTTTTGAAGCCAGGAAGTCACCGGAATAAAGCAGAATAGACTAGAATACATTATTCTGTGCAGAATAACACAGCCTACTTTTGcctcttttttgattttgaaggACTTTCCTCAGGCTTGGAAATTCTGTACACATGTACATTCTGCTAATTCATTAAAGCAGccaacggaaaaaaaaaaaaagaaaaaaaaaaagccacacagCAACCTTCTCTCAAATAGGTTCTTTCTCTCTAATCTAACCTTTCAACGTTCATAAGGAGGATATGAGTGATGGAGCATCTGCCTTAGTGCTGAGAACTTCATCGAAACTCTGTTATTAAGCAGGAAAGTAGCGGTGACTCGGCTGATATATACGAAATATATAGCGTCATTTAACCTGACGGACTCATACAATAATGACATAGAGAGCTGGAGAGGACGTCAAAGACTGAAGAAAGTTTCTTACCCAAACGACAGAGTAAACCAGACTGCAGCCAGTTTCATAGTGTTGTCTTTCACTGGGTAGTGGAAGCATTTCATAAAGGTCAACCAGATCTATTATAAAAGGGAAACAGATTTTTAGATCATTGAAGTCCTTACAACCACAAAAACTGAGCATAAACAACCcagggcagagagaaaagagcgTCCTACTCCTCTGAGCTCAGCCTTGATCTTGGAGAGGACCTTGAGCACCAGGTGGGCTGACTCACTCTGCATCTCCACCAGCTCGTCCAGCTGCTTGGGGATCTTTATCCTGTTCACCTGCAGGGGGAGACACTGATCTGTCACCCGCCGACGGCACTGCGGCGGCAGGAAGCTTGCGAGTGTGGAGGTGCCGGCGTGTACTCACGGTGAAGACTCTCTCCGGCTTGCCGCGGGCACGCATGTTAGTGTCATGGATGTGTTTGAGCACCATCCAGGCCTCGTCGTGTTTACCCATCTAGGAGACAGTTGAACATATAATGCggacatatgcacacacattagCGTCTCCCCTTTCATCCACAAGTGGCCGGACTAGGTCTGGCTTTTTTCCCCGGGGAGCCCCTTtgttgtgcccccccccccccgtctatGCTCTCATCACATCGTTACACAGGTTAAGCTTCGAAATCTCTGAGCAAAACGACaatacatatttacagtaactCCACAAATCACCGTCATCATGCCCGTGAGCTTTCAAAGCCTGACGCAGGTTGCTATGTTCCCATGGATGCGCCGTCAACTGTCACCGGACTACTTCTggagaaaaacttaaaaacatgacgAGTCTCAGGCGAGTTCTGCAGttacgaggaggaggaagattcTGGGCAGATATATGGATTTTCATTAGCAACGGACATCAGAGATTGTTTTATCCAAGGGGAAGTACAAGTCACacagaatcaaaaaaaaatatgtgtatcacGTCTGCGTGTTCAGATTTGACGGAGTAGATAACAGTCTGAAAACCC belongs to Xiphias gladius isolate SHS-SW01 ecotype Sanya breed wild chromosome 20, ASM1685928v1, whole genome shotgun sequence and includes:
- the LOC120806833 gene encoding synaptic vesicle glycoprotein 2C-like isoform X1 translates to MDEVHNNKTSLVKGAKDIAKEAKRQASKSFSKAVNRASDEYSAQRSYNRFENEDEEENNYNTYTQQYSHYADDAANDEDGASSDATEGHDDEDEIYEGEYQGVPAHNDGKPRDGQVALGQPVSDSLKSRKELENERRADEEELAQQYELIMQECGHGRFQWQLFFVLGLALMSDGVEVFVVGFVLPSAETDMCVPNSGAGWLGSIVYLGMMFGAFFWGGLSDKLGRKQCLLISMSINGFFAFLSSFVQGYSMFLCCRMVSGFGIGGAVPIVFSYFAEVLAREKRGEHLSWLCMFWMIGGIYASAMAWAIIPHYGWSFSMGSAYQFHSWRVFVVVCALPCVSAVVALTFMPESPRFYLEMGKHDEAWMVLKHIHDTNMRARGKPERVFTVNRIKIPKQLDELVEMQSESAHLVLKVLSKIKAELRGIWLTFMKCFHYPVKDNTMKLAAVWFTLSFGYYGLSVWFPDVIKHLQADEYASRVKTQSNERTEDFTFNFTLENQIHRNSVFLNDRFISMKFKAVTFIDSSFLNCYFEDVSSVGSFFKNCTFADSFFYNTDIDDTKLTNSRVINCTFLHNKTGCQMTFEDDYSAYWVYFVNFLGTLAVLPGNIVSALLMDKIGRLSMLGGSMVLSGISCFFLWFGTSESMMIFMLCLYNGLSISAWNSLDVVTAELYPTDRRGTGFGFCNAMCKLAAVLGNLIFGSLVGITKAIPILLASSVLVGGGLVGLRLPDTRANVLM
- the LOC120806833 gene encoding synaptic vesicle glycoprotein 2C-like isoform X2; protein product: MPGRCVAARRGKKKKEKKRAERCQERLTLTRSIVYLGMMFGAFFWGGLSDKLGRKQCLLISMSINGFFAFLSSFVQGYSMFLCCRMVSGFGIGGAVPIVFSYFAEVLAREKRGEHLSWLCMFWMIGGIYASAMAWAIIPHYGWSFSMGSAYQFHSWRVFVVVCALPCVSAVVALTFMPESPRFYLEMGKHDEAWMVLKHIHDTNMRARGKPERVFTVNRIKIPKQLDELVEMQSESAHLVLKVLSKIKAELRGIWLTFMKCFHYPVKDNTMKLAAVWFTLSFGYYGLSVWFPDVIKHLQADEYASRVKTQSNERTEDFTFNFTLENQIHRNSVFLNDRFISMKFKAVTFIDSSFLNCYFEDVSSVGSFFKNCTFADSFFYNTDIDDTKLTNSRVINCTFLHNKTGCQMTFEDDYSAYWVYFVNFLGTLAVLPGNIVSALLMDKIGRLSMLGGSMVLSGISCFFLWFGTSESMMIFMLCLYNGLSISAWNSLDVVTAELYPTDRRGTGFGFCNAMCKLAAVLGNLIFGSLVGITKAIPILLASSVLVGGGLVGLRLPDTRANVLM